One window from the genome of Cytophagia bacterium CHB2 encodes:
- a CDS encoding 50S ribosomal protein L32 gives MPNPKRRHSRTRRDKRRTHWKLESVKTIKCNHCHQPKLPHRICPNCGYYNDRSVFLPRELS, from the coding sequence GCCTAATCCGAAACGACGCCATTCCCGTACGCGCCGCGATAAACGACGCACGCATTGGAAACTAGAATCCGTCAAAACGATTAAATGTAACCATTGCCATCAACCGAAACTGCCGCATCGCATTTGTCCCAATTGCGGCTATTACAATGATCGTTCCGTGTTTTTGCCGCGCGAATTATCCTGA